A stretch of Pseudomonas sp. CCC3.1 DNA encodes these proteins:
- a CDS encoding endonuclease/exonuclease/phosphatase family protein — MTIDVVGNTRTPAAPTTAPAVHRIKVLTVNTHKGFTALNRRFILPELREAVRSTSADLVFLQEVLGEHEKHASRYEEWPKTSQYEFLADSMWSDFAYGRNAVYPQGHHGNALLSKYPIKSSRNLDVSITGPERRGLLHCELDVPGHENVHAICVHLSLLESHRQLQIVLLHQLLKSLPPNEPVIIAGDFNDWKLQGNAALSQRDDLHEVFERHHGQLAKTYPARWPLLRLDRIYLRNATAQNPTILGNKPWTHLSDHLPLAVEVHV; from the coding sequence ATGACCATTGATGTTGTCGGTAACACTCGCACACCTGCGGCGCCCACAACGGCGCCTGCCGTACACCGAATCAAGGTACTGACGGTCAACACCCACAAAGGGTTTACCGCCTTGAACCGCCGTTTCATCCTGCCGGAACTGCGCGAAGCCGTTCGCAGCACCTCGGCAGACTTGGTGTTTCTGCAAGAAGTGCTCGGCGAGCATGAGAAACATGCCTCGCGCTACGAAGAATGGCCAAAAACTTCACAATACGAATTCCTGGCTGACAGCATGTGGAGCGACTTTGCCTACGGCCGTAATGCCGTGTATCCGCAAGGGCATCACGGCAATGCGTTGTTGTCCAAATACCCGATCAAGTCGTCGCGCAATCTTGATGTTTCGATTACCGGGCCGGAGCGGCGTGGGCTGTTGCATTGCGAGCTGGACGTGCCGGGGCATGAGAACGTGCATGCGATTTGTGTGCATTTGAGTTTGCTGGAAAGTCATCGGCAGTTGCAGATTGTGCTGCTGCATCAATTGCTCAAGTCCTTGCCGCCAAATGAGCCGGTGATTATTGCCGGTGATTTCAATGACTGGAAATTGCAGGGCAATGCGGCGCTGTCTCAGCGTGATGATTTGCATGAGGTGTTTGAGCGCCATCACGGGCAGTTGGCCAAGACTTACCCGGCGCGTTGGCCGTTGTTGCGGCTGGACCGGATCTATTTGCGCAATGCGACGGCGCAGAACCCGACTATTTTGGGGAATAAGCCTTGGACGCATTTGTCGGATCATTTGCCATTGGCGGTTGAGGTGCATGTGTAA
- the glgA gene encoding glycogen synthase GlgA: protein MNSAAAPHQDERLNLQATPSIALPGLAPAGKAALPVASANPNKKKVLFVTSELADLVKTGGLGDVSAALPRAMHHLHDVRVLIPGYRQVLNSDNPIHIIGELGGHAALPPCKIGRMDLKDGLVIYVLICPELYEREGTPYGANNGRDWPDNHIRFARLGLAAADMAANLAQIHWQPDLVHAHDWPAGLAPAYMHWRGQRTPTLFTIHNLAYQGVFSRASCPELGVPPHALQQDGMEFYGKLSFLKAGMAYASHITTVSATYAAEITTPDFGCGLDGFLASKTQQGLLSGIPNGIDDTWEASTDPHLVAPFSIGDWEGKARNAEHVRNLFGLKPSKGPLFAVVSRLVYQKGLDLTQGVAEFIVNRGGQICIIGRGEPEEEQAMRDLALRFPGQIGTRIGFNETDARRMFAGSDFLLMPSRYEPCGLSQMYAQRFGSLPVARNTGGLADTIENGVTGFLFDESTVESYTQALTRAFKVFAYPGLFNAMRCRAMAAPFNWCKAVEPYAELYERLVAQSRVRST from the coding sequence ATGAACAGTGCTGCTGCCCCACATCAAGATGAACGGCTAAACCTGCAAGCCACGCCCTCGATAGCCCTGCCCGGGCTGGCGCCTGCAGGCAAGGCAGCGCTGCCGGTCGCGAGTGCCAATCCGAACAAAAAGAAAGTGCTGTTTGTCACCTCCGAGCTGGCTGACCTGGTTAAAACCGGCGGCCTGGGCGACGTCTCGGCGGCCCTGCCGCGGGCCATGCATCACCTGCATGACGTACGCGTACTGATTCCCGGCTATCGGCAGGTGCTCAACAGCGACAACCCGATTCATATCATCGGTGAGCTGGGCGGGCATGCCGCCCTGCCCCCTTGCAAAATCGGGCGCATGGATTTGAAAGACGGGCTGGTCATCTATGTGCTGATCTGCCCTGAACTGTACGAACGCGAGGGCACGCCTTACGGCGCGAATAACGGCCGCGACTGGCCAGACAACCATATTCGCTTCGCCCGCCTGGGCCTGGCCGCCGCCGACATGGCGGCCAATCTGGCGCAGATTCATTGGCAGCCCGATCTGGTTCACGCGCACGACTGGCCCGCCGGCCTGGCCCCGGCTTACATGCACTGGCGCGGCCAACGCACGCCCACCCTGTTCACCATTCACAACCTGGCGTATCAGGGCGTGTTCAGCCGGGCCAGTTGCCCGGAACTGGGGGTGCCGCCCCACGCCCTGCAACAGGACGGCATGGAGTTTTACGGCAAGTTATCGTTCCTCAAGGCGGGCATGGCCTACGCCAGCCACATCACGACGGTCAGCGCGACGTATGCGGCTGAAATCACCACCCCGGACTTTGGCTGCGGGCTGGATGGCTTTTTGGCCAGCAAAACCCAGCAAGGTCTGCTCAGCGGTATTCCCAACGGCATCGACGACACCTGGGAAGCCTCAACCGACCCGCATCTGGTCGCGCCGTTCAGCATCGGCGATTGGGAAGGCAAGGCCCGAAATGCCGAGCATGTCCGCAATCTGTTTGGCCTCAAGCCGTCCAAGGGGCCTTTGTTCGCAGTGGTTTCGCGGCTGGTGTATCAAAAAGGCCTGGACCTGACCCAAGGCGTCGCCGAATTCATCGTTAATCGCGGGGGGCAGATTTGCATCATTGGTCGTGGCGAGCCGGAAGAAGAACAGGCCATGCGTGATCTGGCCCTGCGTTTCCCCGGCCAAATCGGCACGCGCATTGGCTTCAATGAAACCGATGCCCGGCGCATGTTCGCAGGCAGTGACTTTTTGCTGATGCCTTCGCGCTATGAACCCTGCGGCCTGAGCCAAATGTACGCCCAGCGCTTCGGCTCATTGCCGGTGGCGCGCAACACCGGCGGCCTGGCCGACACCATCGAGAATGGCGTGACGGGCTTTTTGTTCGACGAATCCACGGTTGAGAGTTACACCCAGGCGCTGACCCGTGCCTTCAAGGTGTTTGCCTACCCCGGCCTGTTCAATGCCATGCGGTGCCGTGCCATGGCAGCGCCCTTCAATTGGTGCAAGGCGGTTGAACCCTACGCCGAGCTTTACGAGCGGCTGGTCGCCCAATCAAGAGTGCGCTCTACCTAG
- a CDS encoding DUF2934 domain-containing protein — MSNDDKRIREFAYQIWESEGKPEGQQARHWEMAHKLAQAEALAPTKAEPKVAKPKAAAKPKAAPKPKEPAEKKPRAPRKPAS, encoded by the coding sequence ATGAGTAACGACGATAAGCGCATACGTGAGTTCGCCTACCAAATCTGGGAATCCGAAGGCAAACCCGAGGGCCAGCAAGCACGGCACTGGGAAATGGCTCACAAACTGGCCCAGGCTGAAGCACTGGCACCGACCAAGGCCGAGCCTAAAGTAGCCAAGCCCAAGGCCGCGGCAAAGCCCAAGGCGGCGCCCAAGCCAAAAGAACCCGCCGAGAAAAAGCCCCGCGCCCCACGCAAACCAGCGTCATGA
- a CDS encoding ABC transporter permease produces the protein MHSPMTIRAVRLAGILIKEQLKEPIALFWILLSPSAIFYLLAFSKGSTYFQQDYSSAAAWFYAYLSLSIAFFGFSFYIIGRRESGFMRSFIYTLHAKTVFLLAQFLAYSVIALIYCMIFYIMTRPAFGSYSADEALTIFLRFYSCLVLFCIPGLLLTFLPLNFQTANTIFSIASFLMLALGISQTALPGTVGTSISALNILELGKNIMLDEAPSSRLLIISIFIIFGLAMTQARKHLRINPIWSRY, from the coding sequence ATGCATAGCCCTATGACAATTCGAGCGGTACGGCTGGCCGGAATATTAATAAAAGAGCAATTAAAAGAGCCCATCGCACTTTTTTGGATATTACTCTCACCCAGTGCTATTTTTTATTTGCTTGCGTTTTCAAAAGGCAGCACCTACTTCCAGCAAGACTACTCCAGCGCAGCGGCATGGTTTTATGCTTACCTATCACTAAGCATTGCTTTCTTTGGTTTCTCTTTTTATATCATCGGAAGACGAGAAAGCGGATTCATGCGGTCATTCATTTACACACTCCATGCTAAAACGGTATTTCTTCTTGCACAGTTTTTGGCTTACTCAGTCATCGCGCTCATATATTGCATGATTTTCTACATTATGACCCGGCCTGCTTTCGGATCGTATTCCGCTGACGAAGCACTTACTATTTTTCTACGGTTCTATAGCTGCCTTGTATTATTTTGCATTCCCGGTCTGTTATTAACGTTTCTGCCGTTAAACTTTCAAACTGCCAACACTATTTTCTCAATTGCATCCTTCCTGATGCTGGCGCTGGGGATATCTCAAACAGCATTGCCCGGCACAGTCGGCACATCTATTAGTGCACTGAATATTCTGGAACTCGGAAAAAACATTATGCTAGATGAAGCCCCTTCTTCCCGACTATTGATCATCAGTATTTTTATAATATTCGGCTTGGCGATGACTCAAGCACGCAAACATTTACGAATCAACCCTATTTGGAGCCGATATTGA
- the malQ gene encoding 4-alpha-glucanotransferase, whose product MSEAQLEILAGRAGLAVDWIDANGQPQRVAQHVLEAILAGLGLPADSAEAIETSLLNLQLEQQNKRLPPLLTADVGKALDLSRYFHSHSQSKVHLENGESLEIQLDADAMLPGMIPIGYHRVQIEDQHFTLAVAPAKCFSIGDALQQSAPRAWGLGVQLYSLRRDGDGGFGDTRALETLLRAAGERGADALAISPVHAMFSSAPQHYSPYSPSSRLFLNSVYAEPSSILGGDALDRAIETTGLRDELQRLQALPLIDWPAATRAKQTLLRQLYEDFVDEDSALMSDFQRFRDLGGEALENHCRFEALQAVSAAEQRSLDWREWPEQLRNPDSPALLHFAEEHAHLIAYYAFCQWLIARCLDRAQTTARGSGMAIGLIADLAVGADGAGSQAWCRQDELLAQLTVGAPPDQLNRAGQGWGISAFSPEGLKRNGFRAFIEMLRANFAHAGGLRIDHVLGLQRLWVIPLGAPSNEGAYLYYPVDDLLRLVALESVRHQAIVLGEDLGTVPDGLREKLSERAILGIRVLLFEQDFGAHFKPILAWPDDALATTSTHDLPTLTGWLQGRDIDWNEDLNLIDPVTANRWRENRHRECEGLDRALRQDPQNFQEETQGSAPTLDASIRFLGHTRAPLVLLPIEDALGLVEQANLPGTVSGHPNWCRRLPGDCSALLDAIDATRRFELLACARLQAHERDR is encoded by the coding sequence ATGAGCGAAGCGCAATTGGAAATACTCGCCGGCCGAGCCGGTTTGGCCGTTGACTGGATCGATGCCAACGGCCAACCACAAAGAGTCGCGCAACACGTGCTGGAGGCCATCCTGGCCGGTTTGGGGTTACCGGCCGACAGCGCCGAAGCCATCGAAACCAGTCTGCTCAACTTGCAACTGGAGCAACAAAACAAGCGCTTGCCGCCATTGCTCACCGCTGACGTGGGCAAGGCGCTGGACCTGTCACGCTATTTCCACTCCCACAGCCAGAGCAAGGTACACCTGGAAAACGGTGAATCACTGGAGATCCAGCTTGATGCAGACGCCATGCTGCCGGGCATGATCCCCATCGGCTATCACCGGGTACAGATTGAGGATCAACACTTCACCCTCGCGGTCGCACCCGCCAAATGTTTCAGCATTGGCGACGCGTTGCAGCAATCTGCGCCGCGAGCGTGGGGGCTCGGCGTGCAGCTCTACTCGTTGCGCCGTGACGGCGATGGTGGTTTTGGTGATACCCGCGCACTGGAAACCTTGCTCCGGGCCGCCGGTGAACGCGGCGCCGATGCACTGGCCATCAGCCCGGTGCACGCCATGTTCAGCAGCGCGCCGCAACACTACAGCCCGTACTCACCCTCTAGCCGTCTGTTTCTCAACAGCGTGTATGCCGAGCCTTCGAGCATTCTGGGAGGCGATGCGCTTGATCGGGCCATTGAAACCACCGGTCTGCGAGATGAGTTGCAGCGCCTGCAAGCGCTGCCATTGATCGACTGGCCAGCCGCCACCCGCGCCAAACAGACCTTGCTGCGCCAACTCTACGAAGACTTTGTCGACGAGGACTCAGCGCTCATGAGCGACTTCCAGCGGTTCCGCGATCTGGGCGGCGAAGCGCTGGAAAACCACTGCCGTTTCGAAGCCCTGCAAGCCGTCAGTGCGGCCGAGCAGCGCAGCCTCGACTGGCGCGAGTGGCCCGAGCAACTGCGCAATCCGGACAGCCCGGCTCTGTTGCACTTCGCCGAAGAACACGCGCACCTCATCGCTTATTACGCGTTCTGTCAGTGGTTGATCGCACGCTGCCTGGACCGGGCACAAACCACCGCCCGAGGCAGCGGCATGGCCATTGGTTTGATCGCCGACCTGGCCGTGGGCGCCGATGGCGCGGGCAGTCAGGCCTGGTGCCGACAAGACGAACTGCTGGCGCAGCTGACCGTGGGTGCTCCGCCCGATCAGCTCAATCGCGCAGGCCAAGGCTGGGGCATTTCGGCGTTCTCACCCGAAGGCTTGAAACGGAACGGCTTCCGCGCCTTTATCGAAATGCTGCGAGCCAACTTTGCCCACGCCGGCGGCCTGCGCATCGATCATGTACTGGGGTTGCAACGCTTGTGGGTGATCCCTTTGGGCGCCCCTTCCAACGAAGGCGCGTACTTGTATTACCCGGTGGATGACCTGCTGCGCCTGGTCGCGCTGGAATCGGTGCGCCATCAAGCCATCGTGCTCGGAGAAGACCTGGGCACCGTGCCTGACGGCCTGCGTGAAAAACTCAGCGAGCGGGCCATTCTCGGTATTCGCGTGCTGTTGTTTGAGCAGGATTTCGGCGCCCACTTCAAGCCCATTCTGGCGTGGCCGGACGACGCCCTGGCCACCACCAGCACCCATGACCTGCCGACGCTCACCGGCTGGCTGCAGGGCCGCGATATTGACTGGAACGAAGACCTCAACCTGATCGACCCGGTCACCGCCAACCGCTGGCGTGAAAATCGTCACCGCGAGTGCGAGGGGCTGGACCGAGCCTTGCGTCAGGACCCGCAAAATTTTCAGGAAGAAACCCAAGGCAGCGCCCCGACCCTGGACGCGAGCATTCGCTTTCTTGGCCATACCCGGGCCCCTCTGGTTCTGCTGCCCATCGAAGATGCGCTGGGCCTTGTAGAACAGGCCAACCTGCCGGGCACCGTCAGCGGCCACCCTAACTGGTGCCGCCGTTTACCGGGCGATTGCAGCGCCCTGCTGGACGCAATTGACGCCACACGACGTTTCGAATTACTGGCCTGCGCACGTTTGCAGGCCCATGAGCGAGATCGGTAA
- the glgB gene encoding 1,4-alpha-glucan branching protein GlgB — MGSSKQAGRGKDSLLPDILNVAALESAEHPDPFSVLGPHADGEGGQFIRAFLPGAVGVEVLSREGGDVLGSLESTQTPGLFVGHFAHVQPYRLQVNWGDVQQVSEDPYSFGPLLGEMDLYLFAEGNHRDLSSCLGAQLMHVDGVPGVRFAVWAPNARRVSVVGGFNGWDGRRHPMRLRHPSGVWELFIPRLQAGEAYKYEILSPAGILPLKADPMALSAQLPPDTASTVAAPLNIDWQDADWMHARAERQRKDAPLSIYELHAGSWQCEVDDIGDVRQYSWSELAERLIPYVQQLGFTHIELMPIMEHPFGGSWGYQPLSQFAPTARYGSPQDFAAFVNACHVAGIGVILDWVPAHFPNDAHGLAQFDGTALYEYADPREGFHQDWNTLIYNLGRTEVHGFMLASALHWLKHFHVDGLRVDAVASMLYRDYSRKPGEWVPNKHGGRENLEATEFLRHLNDVVAHEVPGALVIAEESTAWPGVSQSTEQGGLGFSYKWNMGWMHDSLHYIQQDPVYRAHHHNELSFGLVYAWNEHFILPISHDEVVHGKHSLIDKMPGDRWQKFANLRAYLSFMWAHPGKKLLFMGCEFGQWREWNHDQQLDWYLLQYPEHRGVQKLVSDLNQLYREEPALHEQDDVPQGFQWLIGDDATNSVFAWLRWSKAGKPVLVVANFTPVPREAYRVGVPVVGTWNEVINSDAGIYSGSNYGNGGGVATEQHASHGQDVSLALNLPPLGVLILRPE, encoded by the coding sequence ATGGGTTCGAGCAAGCAGGCAGGTAGAGGTAAGGACTCGCTGTTACCTGACATTTTGAATGTTGCCGCGCTGGAAAGCGCTGAGCACCCGGACCCGTTTTCGGTGTTGGGTCCGCATGCGGACGGCGAGGGCGGGCAGTTTATCCGGGCTTTTTTACCCGGTGCGGTCGGTGTCGAGGTGTTGTCGCGTGAGGGTGGCGACGTGCTGGGCAGCCTTGAATCCACGCAAACCCCAGGCCTGTTTGTGGGGCATTTCGCTCATGTGCAACCGTACCGGTTGCAGGTGAATTGGGGTGACGTGCAGCAGGTCAGTGAAGACCCTTACAGTTTTGGTCCGCTGCTCGGTGAGATGGATTTGTATCTGTTTGCCGAAGGCAATCACCGTGACCTTAGCAGTTGCCTTGGCGCGCAACTGATGCACGTTGACGGGGTGCCAGGTGTGCGCTTTGCCGTGTGGGCACCGAATGCGCGGCGGGTGTCGGTGGTGGGCGGTTTCAATGGCTGGGACGGGCGTCGCCACCCGATGCGTTTGCGCCATCCTAGCGGGGTGTGGGAGCTGTTCATTCCGCGCTTGCAGGCCGGTGAAGCCTATAAATATGAAATTCTGAGCCCCGCAGGCATTCTGCCGCTCAAAGCCGACCCCATGGCGTTGTCGGCCCAATTGCCCCCCGACACCGCGTCAACCGTCGCCGCACCGTTGAATATCGACTGGCAGGACGCCGACTGGATGCACGCGCGCGCCGAGCGTCAACGTAAAGACGCGCCACTGTCCATTTATGAACTGCACGCAGGTTCCTGGCAGTGCGAGGTCGATGACATTGGCGACGTGCGTCAGTACAGCTGGAGCGAGCTGGCCGAGCGCTTGATCCCTTACGTGCAGCAACTGGGCTTCACTCATATCGAGTTGATGCCGATCATGGAGCATCCGTTTGGAGGCTCGTGGGGGTATCAGCCGCTGTCGCAGTTTGCGCCGACAGCCCGCTATGGTTCGCCGCAAGATTTCGCCGCCTTTGTTAACGCCTGCCATGTGGCCGGGATTGGCGTGATCCTCGACTGGGTGCCTGCGCACTTTCCCAATGACGCCCATGGTCTGGCCCAGTTCGACGGCACCGCGCTGTATGAATATGCCGATCCGCGAGAAGGCTTTCATCAAGACTGGAACACCTTGATCTACAACCTGGGGCGCACCGAAGTGCATGGTTTTATGCTGGCGTCGGCCCTGCATTGGCTCAAGCACTTCCACGTTGACGGCCTGCGGGTAGATGCGGTGGCGTCGATGTTGTACCGCGATTACTCGCGCAAGCCTGGCGAGTGGGTTCCTAACAAGCATGGCGGTCGTGAGAACCTCGAAGCGACCGAGTTTTTACGCCATCTTAATGACGTCGTTGCGCACGAAGTCCCGGGTGCGCTGGTGATCGCCGAAGAATCAACGGCCTGGCCGGGAGTCAGCCAAAGCACAGAGCAGGGCGGGCTTGGGTTCTCGTACAAATGGAACATGGGCTGGATGCACGACTCGCTGCACTATATCCAGCAAGATCCGGTGTACCGCGCTCACCATCACAACGAACTGAGCTTTGGCCTGGTATACGCCTGGAATGAGCATTTCATCCTGCCGATCTCCCACGACGAAGTGGTGCATGGCAAACACTCGCTGATCGACAAAATGCCCGGAGATCGTTGGCAAAAATTCGCCAACCTGCGGGCTTACTTGAGCTTCATGTGGGCTCATCCGGGCAAGAAATTGCTGTTTATGGGCTGCGAATTTGGCCAATGGCGTGAATGGAACCACGACCAGCAACTGGACTGGTATTTGCTGCAATACCCAGAGCACCGTGGTGTGCAAAAGCTGGTGAGCGACCTTAACCAACTGTACCGCGAAGAACCTGCACTGCATGAACAGGACGACGTGCCGCAAGGGTTCCAATGGTTGATTGGCGACGACGCCACCAACAGCGTCTTCGCCTGGTTGCGCTGGAGCAAAGCGGGCAAGCCAGTGTTGGTCGTGGCCAACTTCACCCCTGTGCCGCGAGAAGCGTACCGCGTAGGCGTACCTGTGGTCGGCACCTGGAATGAAGTGATCAACAGCGACGCCGGTATCTACTCGGGCTCCAACTACGGGAATGGTGGGGGAGTTGCCACCGAACAACACGCGAGCCATGGGCAAGACGTCTCACTGGCATTGAATCTGCCACCGTTGGGGGTGTTGATATTGAGGCCGGAATAA
- the glgX gene encoding glycogen debranching protein GlgX: MSKSPSAPDAATAEHSRIREGLPFPLGATWDGLGVNFALFSANATKVELCLFDSTGEVELERIELPEYTDETFHGYLPDAHPGQIYGYRVYGPYDPENGHRFNHHKLLIDPYAKQLVGELKWSEALFGYTIGHPDADLSFDERDSAPFVPKCKVIDPAHTWGHDHRVSVPWERTIFYETHVRGISMRHPAVPEAVRGTFAGLMVDDVIEHIRTLGVTSVELLPIHAFVNDQHLLQKGMTNYWGYNSIGFFAPDPRYLASGKIAEFKEMVAHLHEAGLEVILDVVYNHTAEGNEQGPTLSMRGIDNASYYRLMPDNKRFYINDSGTGNTLDLSHPCVLQMVTDSLRYWAHEMHVDGFRFDLATILGRYHDGFDERHSFLVACRQDPLLRQIKMIAEPWDCGPGGYQVGGFPPGWAEWNDRFRDNVRAFWKGDEGQLAEFAGRMTASADLFNRRGRRPYTSVNFITAHDGFTLNDLVSYNDKHNEANDENNQDGSNNNLSWNHGVEGPTDDPQINALRQRQMRNFMATLLLAQGTPMLVAGDEFARTQHGNNNAYCQDSEIGWVHWALDKPGKSLLAFVKRLIKLRLQYPILRRGLFLVGHSESTPGVKDVTWLTADGSEMSTEQWQDPQNRSLGMLLDGRAQVSGVQRSGVDATLLILINAGHDDIDFTLPEVAHGVSWSCKLDTTDPAIKGPQHLAFKTPYSVTGRSLVLLELQSAAS; the protein is encoded by the coding sequence ATGAGCAAGAGCCCTTCAGCACCCGATGCCGCCACTGCCGAGCACTCGCGCATTCGCGAAGGTCTGCCCTTTCCGCTGGGCGCAACCTGGGACGGATTGGGCGTCAACTTTGCCCTGTTTTCGGCCAACGCCACCAAGGTCGAGCTGTGCCTGTTCGACAGCACAGGCGAGGTGGAACTGGAGCGCATCGAGCTGCCCGAATACACCGACGAAACCTTCCATGGCTACCTGCCCGACGCGCATCCGGGGCAGATCTATGGCTATCGCGTTTACGGCCCGTACGACCCCGAAAACGGCCATCGCTTCAACCACCATAAATTGCTCATCGACCCTTACGCCAAGCAATTGGTGGGCGAACTCAAATGGTCCGAAGCCCTGTTTGGCTACACCATCGGTCACCCGGACGCCGACCTGAGTTTTGACGAACGCGACAGTGCGCCGTTTGTGCCCAAGTGCAAAGTCATCGACCCGGCCCATACCTGGGGCCATGACCATCGCGTCAGCGTGCCGTGGGAACGCACGATCTTCTATGAGACCCATGTGCGCGGCATCAGCATGCGCCACCCGGCAGTCCCCGAAGCCGTGCGCGGGACGTTTGCCGGGTTGATGGTCGACGACGTGATCGAACACATTCGAACCCTGGGCGTCACCAGCGTTGAACTGCTACCGATACACGCCTTCGTCAACGACCAACACCTGTTGCAAAAAGGCATGACCAACTACTGGGGCTATAACAGCATCGGCTTTTTCGCCCCCGATCCGCGTTACCTGGCCAGCGGCAAAATTGCCGAGTTCAAGGAAATGGTCGCGCACCTGCACGAAGCCGGGCTCGAAGTGATCCTTGACGTGGTCTACAACCACACCGCCGAGGGCAACGAACAAGGCCCGACCCTGTCCATGCGCGGCATCGACAACGCCTCGTACTACCGACTGATGCCCGACAACAAGCGCTTTTACATCAACGATTCAGGCACCGGCAACACCCTGGACCTGAGTCACCCGTGCGTGTTGCAGATGGTCACCGACTCGCTGCGCTATTGGGCCCACGAAATGCACGTCGACGGTTTCCGCTTCGATCTGGCGACCATTCTGGGGCGTTACCACGATGGTTTTGACGAGCGCCACAGCTTTTTGGTGGCCTGCCGCCAAGACCCGCTGTTGCGTCAGATCAAGATGATCGCCGAACCTTGGGACTGCGGTCCCGGCGGCTATCAGGTCGGAGGTTTTCCGCCCGGCTGGGCCGAGTGGAATGATCGCTTCCGCGACAACGTGCGGGCCTTCTGGAAAGGCGACGAAGGCCAATTGGCCGAATTCGCCGGACGCATGACCGCCTCTGCCGACCTGTTCAACCGACGCGGGCGACGGCCTTATACCTCGGTCAATTTCATTACCGCGCATGACGGTTTTACGTTGAACGACCTGGTGTCCTACAACGACAAACACAACGAAGCCAACGACGAAAACAACCAGGACGGCAGCAACAACAACCTGTCGTGGAACCATGGCGTTGAAGGCCCGACTGACGACCCGCAGATCAATGCGTTGCGTCAGCGCCAGATGCGCAATTTCATGGCCACCCTGCTGCTGGCCCAAGGCACGCCGATGCTGGTAGCAGGCGACGAGTTCGCTCGAACCCAACACGGCAACAACAACGCGTACTGCCAGGACAGCGAAATCGGCTGGGTCCACTGGGCGCTGGACAAGCCCGGCAAATCGCTGCTGGCCTTTGTCAAACGCCTGATCAAGTTGCGCCTGCAGTACCCCATCTTGCGCCGCGGGCTGTTTCTGGTTGGGCACAGCGAAAGCACGCCCGGGGTCAAGGACGTGACCTGGCTCACCGCAGATGGCAGTGAGATGAGCACCGAGCAGTGGCAAGACCCGCAAAACCGCTCTCTGGGCATGCTGCTCGATGGTCGCGCGCAAGTCTCCGGGGTACAGCGTTCCGGGGTCGATGCCACGCTGCTGATCCTCATCAACGCGGGCCACGACGACATTGATTTCACCTTGCCTGAAGTGGCGCACGGGGTCAGTTGGTCGTGCAAGCTCGACACCACCGATCCGGCGATCAAAGGCCCGCAACACCTGGCGTTCAAAACGCCTTACAGCGTGACCGGTCGCTCATTGGTGCTGCTCGAACTGCAATCTGCGGCCTCGTAA